The segment GatcatatacatacacacattttcATTCCCCGAGGAACAATTTTCACCAATGAAATGAGGCACTgcaaacaattatatatatacttttcattCATTTAGAAAAATGTCCCTTGAATTATTCctaactaactttttttttacCTACATTTATCAGCCTTGGAGATAACCATAACAAACAAACAACTGATGCACAAGTTGGGTAACAAGTCTTGGATTCTATACAGCTTACCAGTCCTCCATATTATTTGAGGTAATAAGTAATGGACAACAATGTgcaacatttattgaagagtGTCTTCCAAATTACTTAGTAGAATGtaattttccattattattaataacatgttCTAATGTATACAAATTCATCATTACAATACACTTATAagcataaattgtaaataaaccacAGTATgtaatacaaacttaaaatttaaaaatatctaaaccaTTATatgaataagaatttaaaatgctaaactgtttttaaattttacttccttTAATGAATTCTACCATGTTTACCTGTTTATGAAAGGGATTTTTTTGAATACAACAAGTGTGATAATATTATAGATCTagcaaaaaacataattttataattgttatgtaCCAAAATGAACTGCTAAATTGTACTTGGTAacacaattatttcatatttaatagtTGTTTCTTATATCACGGTATTCACCACCAAGACTATGTGGGCAAgtcttttgttaatttaaaatataaaatcccgtaaaaatttgagaaaacattatttgataaaaacttaatttcattcCATGAAATATAGTTTATACCTTAAGCCTGTCACGGCCGAGGGCACAATTTGCCACTAGGCAAACGCACCCTGCAGCTATGAGAGACTGGTGAGAAGTTGCCAGTAAACTCTATCACTCTGGTTCGGAGTGCAGCAGAGCCTTCAGGCACTGGTAGTTCATCCATGCAACTTTCTGACCCCAGCCAGAATCTGTGTCCTTCGGTACTATTTCTGTAGCAAAAATATCTTACATGAATAAAGGAATTCAAGCAAACTTGGGTTAGATTTTTCAatgaattcttatttttattacagtaaaactaaaaaacttacGGAATCATAGTTGGAACAGGCAATTTATCATCTTCCCAGTGATAGAGATCCACGTCAAACGGCAGTTTGGGAGCCAAAGCCAACAACTTTTGCTTACGATCTGACACGGACTGGCTTCCAGTGGATGTGGATGGTCCAGGATCATTCTCAGACTTCTTGGCACTAGCTAACCTGGTCTGTAGAGAAAGTGGGATCCTAGAAACGAATAATCTCTGATATAAATCACTTTCCAATACTATATCAAGCAGAGTGGCTACCCAACTGAGATATTGAGAATTTTAAGCACTGGGTATAATCCAGGAAATCTTGTAGAACTTggaaaatcattaatataattttttatattcctaaGAAGTTCTGAAAACAAAAGATAActtaatttgaaaaacttttaaatgtagaGCTAATTAATCCCATACATTGTACTTTACAACAATGATTCGTGAAACTGTAAATGAAGATGAACAACATGCAGGGATTAATATCACCATATTGTTTAGCCAGCACTAACAGCACCTGCATTGTACAAcaaaaagaaagaagaaagaaactttatttctcacaaataaaaattacagataacAATGTATGATGTGATCAACAATATGTTCTCAATGGCGGTTTAATCTAAAACTGACTTCACTGATGTAGTGGCGTTGGATATTAGTCATTCCTAGCCATATATTATGTGCACTCTAGTAATTTTAAAGTGCatgactaaattatttataacatacatCACAGCTTTCCCCTATGTTCCTTGTGTTGATTTACTCCATCGCCATGAGGGTTTATCATACCTAGTAGTGTGAACGATgagtttgctccagttcacctttctcttagtgcagcatctgaaatctgacgctgtcacagacttgactcctagaaggATCTTGAGGCATTCTGAGAGGTTGGTATGAGGGATCCGTCCTCTTCCCCAGAATACAAATTTACTACACTTTGATAACTTCGATAGCAGACATCTTTCTGATGTGTTCTGATATATCATCATCAAACAGGGTAATATATTCTCAGTACTAATGCAGTAACCAAAACAACATAAGAAGATTCAGGATGGATTTTAAGGTGGTTTTCTTTATAAAGAAGTGAtcaacaaattaacaaattattgaattatttagtgcATTACATTTTTTCCACAAGTATGTATTTAGAACTTATAGTATCTGTCATCACTTCCCTCTTGAAGAAGGAGTGATGACAGAAATCTCGACTTTATACTATTAGTTACTATTCACATAAAGCAAATGTGAAAGTGACTGAACATACTTACTCCAACTGCTTCTTCCTTGGAAACAATACTCCATGTGGAGGGATCCTCAATGTTAAATACTGTGGTCAATTTATCCGTTTGGACATCGGGAACTTCCTCAAGCTCCGAGTCTGATGACACGTCGTCTGCAATATTTGAATGTCATCCGTCCATATTTAAACATCACATCTTCCAGCTCCCCTCTCAATTCAATCAATCTTCTCTGATCCTCTCCTTCTTCTGTTAATTGATATTTGAACTATATTTAATGGAAAACATCGTTTACTATGCTTAACTATAACAAAATCTCTTgaactgtttacaaacaacataaaaaaccaCTTATCTGCAAAATACTTTTGTGTTCAGATCATAATTGATTTGTTCCCAAATTTGAATTATGTTTGCTATACTTAACATAAACCTAGTTTACATTTTCATACATCTGGTCCTACTTTTACCTTTATTCAAGTGGTATGTCATCACTGAAATGATGTGTTCCTGAAGTGGTACAGGATACAAGCTTGTCACACATTAGTGTGCTTTGTGGCCATTTTTGCTTCTGTGTTACTTGCAGTGACAAGTATAAACCCATCCTTTCTTGATTTTAACGATGTAACTCTTTATGGGTGAATTTTGTATACTACTACAAAATTGTCCTCATGGTagcatttataaaaaacattgacataacttcaccgaacatAAACCCCACGGTCCAGTTAGttgtagtttaaatatatattctatataatataacGTAGCTTACGAAAATGATAACTGtcccaaaaaaacccaaacaagttgaaactaggtgcaaaaattaatattataaatattttagttaagttAGTTTGCCAGTTTTGGTATGTCATTTTGT is part of the Homalodisca vitripennis isolate AUS2020 unplaced genomic scaffold, UT_GWSS_2.1 ScUCBcl_11701;HRSCAF=21066, whole genome shotgun sequence genome and harbors:
- the LOC124374955 gene encoding UV-stimulated scaffold protein A-like; amino-acid sequence: MIYQNTSERCLLSKLSKCSKFVFWGRGRIPHTNLSECLKILLGVKIPLSLQTRLASAKKSENDPGPSTSTGSQSVSDRKQKLLALAPKLPFDVDLYHWEDDKLPVPTMIPNSTEGHRFWLGSESCMDELPVPEGSAALRTRVIEFTGNFSPVSHSCRVRLPSGKLCPRP